The window CTCAACATGATCATGGACTTGTGTCCGGCAGTTATTTACAAGATGTCTGCAGATGATGATGAACAGGTTCAGTTCATCACCCAGGGCGTCGAGGGGTTACTGAACTACCGCCATGAGGAGATTATGAACCGGGCGTATTGGTGGCGTAATCATATTCACCCTGAAGATGTTTCTGACTATAATCAAAGAGTTGCAGAATGGCGTTCCCGGGGTGATGATTCGATTCTGGAATGTGAGTATCGTTTCCGTTGTGCTGATGGTCGCTACATCTGGCTTGCCGATCGCGCGCGAATCATGAACTCTCATTATAGTCGCGGTCCGTCCGTATTGGGGTCAATCATTGATATCACGGACTTTGTATCATTAAACAACCATCTTCAGTCGTTAGCGAAAGTATCACCTGCTGTCTTATACCAATTTGAATACTTGCCGGATGGAAACCAGTCGTTTTCCATATGCCAGCCAGAAATTGAAGGATATGTTTGGCGTTACTCCAGAGGAAGCTGCGGTTGATTCTACCGCTGTTTTTGATGCTATTTATCCGGAAGATGTAGAGAGGGTGCGTGCCAGTGCTTTGCAATCTAAAGAGACTCTGGAAGATTGGAAATGCGAATTCAGGGTAGAGATTGACGGTAAATTGCATTGGTTGTATGGCCATTCTATTCCGACACCCTCCAGTGAAGGTAAAGTGATTTGGTCTGGCCAAATTATCGATATTTCTGAGAAAAAGGAGCTCGAGCTACAGCTTAAAAAAGAATCGACGACTGATGCATTGACCGGGGCGTACAATCGGCGTTATTTCATTCAAGAATTACATGATGAACTGCAACGTAGTGTGCGCGAGAAGCAACCTGTTTCGATTTTGGCTGTCGACTTTGATTTCTTTAAACAGGTTAATGATAAATATGGTCATGATGCCGGGGATGCTGTGTTGCAACAGGTCACTGGGCACCTGAGACAGCACATTCGCCCTTATGACACTCTGGCCAGAATGGGTGGGGAAGAGTTCAATATTATGTTGCCTAACACTGATTATGCGTCTGCGCTGTCGATAGCCAACAAGTTAAGGAAGCTGGTGCAAGGCTTTACGGTACGTTATCACGGGCAAGAAATTAAAATTACCATCACACTGGGTGTCGCGACCAGTAGCAGCGGCGTTCAGGATTCGTTTGAGTTGTTGAAAGAGGCGGATCGTGCGCTGTATCGTGGCAAAGCCAGCGGTCGTAATTGTGTTCATTAGGCAATTATGTTTATTAGGTAATTATGTCCACTAGATAAATGTGCACAGTAGGTTATGGTGTGAGTAGATAGTTAGTCGAGTCTGTGCTGTCTTCAATTTTTGCGAAAATTTACAGTTTTTGTCTTTTGTATTGAAAACCTTACAGCTGCATCACTGTTTAAATGAACAGTGCTTCTTGACTTCCCATACTGCTTTACTAGTCTGTATGTATACACAGTGGTAAAGGAGGTGTTTATGTTTTGGGATACACTCGAACGCGTCAACCGCCTGCGCCAAAAGGCGATGTCCGATCCTGAATTTATTGAGTCAGCAAAAGAGCATGAACAAACGCTCAAACAGGTTGAACAGGAGTTTGAGCCGCAACGACGTCGTAAACATGTCTCATCAAGCTCGAAAACGTTCGCAGATATTTATCAACAGGTTGAATTTGGTAATCACTCAAATGACGTACAGCATTAATGATTGATACCTGTATGATGAAGTATTTTGTTAATTTGATAAATAAATCATCTATTTAAGATGATGAAAATTAAAGATATATAGAGCGCCATACTATAAGTGGCGCTTTTTTTTATCTATTTTTCAATAACCTGAATAAACATTATTGACGTTATATTAATGCGACAAAAAACTGCAAATGTTTGTGAAGATTATTGCTCACAGTTCACAAATAACCAGCTACACTGCTACTTAGGGCCAACATAACTAAAAACAAAATTTGTCAGAGGCAGGGTTGGATGAGTAGTAAATTTTCAGGCTTAAAGTCGCTTATTTTAGTCTGCACATGCGCGTCGTTTATCATCGTTGGGTTTGCCTATTTCTTTTGGCGTGATGGCAAAGTCTCGTCATCTGCTCAGATGCCGACTATAACCATTGCGGTTTCTCAAACACCTCTGTCTGCACCATTTTTTATCGCCGACCAGTTGAACTTATTTGAGCAACAGGGGCTGAATGTTGTGCTGGTACCCTGCAGTGGCGGCGTGCAATGTGCTGAGGCACTGTTTTCCGGAGCAGTCGATTATGCGACAGCATCAGAATCGGTTGCTATGTTCAAAAGCTTTGAACGCAGTGACTTTGTTTTGCTGGCCAGTTTCGTCAGCTCCGATAACGATTTAAAGTTGCTGACGGTTCCCAACCGTGGAGTGTCCAAGCTCAGTGATTTAGCCGGTAAAAGGGTTGGTTTGGTAAAGGCCAGCGCGAGCGAGTTTTATTTTGACTCCATCCTGATTGCTAATAATCTTAAAGAAATGCCGCTGGAAAAAGTGTATTTGAGCCCCGATCAACTGAATCAGGCTCTGTTTGGTTTTAATGTCGATGCCATCTCGGTTTGGGAAACCGTGGGGTTATCGCACAGAAATGACCTCTGCTTCTGACTTAATAAATTTAGGTGTTGTAGGAATTTATAACCTTTCTTTTAACCTGATGGCGATGAAGGAGAGTGCTCAACACTCAGCGGCGCATTCAGTCGCTTTGCTGCAAGCGCTTAAACAAGCGATAGCCTGGATACATGACAATCCAGCCGAATCAAGGCAGTGGGTGGCTAAAGATTTGAATGTGCCCATTCACCAGCTTGAATGGTCATGGCAGGATTATGCGTTCCGACTTTCTTTAGGGAACGCGCTATTGTCTAATATTCAGCTTCAGGCTCGATGGGCGATTGAAAATAAGCTGGTCAAAGGGACCCTTCCCGATTACCGGAAATATTTTTCATCTGAACCACTTGAGCGGGTGTTGCAGACAGAGGTGTCTTTTAAATGATTAATTCTGTCTCGCGTAAACTGACTTTATTATTTTGTGCCACGGCCATGCTGGTGGTTTTAATTGCAGTTTCACTCGACAATCTGCATCAGGAGCAAGATAACACCCATGAAGAACTGAAACAGATAATGCGGATCCAACGCAGCGTAGACATGCTTCGCAGCCAGTTATGGATATTTCTGCAGTACGATGACGCAAACAGTCTGGAGCAAGTTTACATTGCTCAGCAAAATCTGGCGCAAAAATTAGCCAGTCAGTCCGGGCTCTCCACTAACATCAATAATCTGACGCGCATGAATGACAGCCTGGCGGCGTTACTGGAGAAAGAACGCGCTCTGGGCCTGGGTCTTAGTGAACAGCACAGGAGTAGTGCATCTTTTATTGGTTCCAGTGAGCTTCTTCATTCCAGGTACAACATGTTGGTGCAGGATATGACGGAAGAGCTGCTTTACTTGCAAAAGGTCGTGCTTACTCAAAGTGCCGATAATCAACATTCATCATTAATGCTCAGTGCGATTCATTTATTGGTGTTTGGCATCGTGGTCTGTGTCGTTGCATTTTTAATTCTCAAACGGGTGAAAGCGGGTTTTGCAGCGTTTAAAGAGGGCATTACTGAGCTGGCGCAAGGGGATTTGTCCAGTCAACTGGTGTTAAAACAGCAAGATTCTGAGTTTGTTGCCCTGGCGCATTTCTTTAACAGAATGAAAGAATCTTTGCGAAATTCGATTGTCACGCGTGAGGAGTTGCAGCAAGAGGTCGCCAGACAGACAGCTAAGCTTGAACAACAAAAAGAGCAGCTGCGATTCCTTTCGGAAAAAGATCCGCTGACCGGTATGTTGAACCGCAGAGCGTTCAAGGAGCATCTGCACGAGGCCATCGTGCATGCCCAGCGTACACAAGTTAAACTGGCGGTGCTGTTTATCGATCTGGATAAATTTAAAGAGATTAATGACAGCAAAGGGCATGATGTCGGTGACGAAGTACTGACGCAAATCGCGACCAGGTTGGAAGCGAATATTCGTGAGTCTGATTTTAGTGGCAGACTGGGCGGTGATGAATTCGTGGTTTGTCTGAATTTAATCAAAGACTTTGAGGGTGTTGCGGAAAAAACACAACGGCTGATTAAGCAGTTGAGTGCGCCTATGGATATCGGCGGAGAAAGCCTATCGGTTGGTGTGAGTATCGGTATCAGCCTCTATCCTGACCAAAGCCAGGATATCGCTGACCTGTTACGTTTAGCCGATGAAGCTATGTATCAGGCGAAATTAACCAGCGGAAGCCATTTTTTTTGTCCGCAACTGAAGTGCGACCGTAATTTCGATGGCTCTCAACTCGGATGATCAAAAATCTGCTTTAACAACATAATAAGGATTAGAGAATTTTTTCTCCGGTCCGAGCTCAGATATCACCAACCGATTCCACAAGTTACGGTCAAATTCTCCCTTCGGCAAAGAGGGGTAGAGTGTTTCCACTTCCTCGCGTGCAAATTGGAGAAATTCTTTCTTTTTAATCTGGTTGTATTTTTTCAAAACACGATTGTATTTGTGCATCCATTCCAGCTTAAATGCACGCAGTGCAGGTTCAGCTTGTTCAAGTGGCATACGTGATAAATAGACTCGCTTATAGGCCACTTTTCGATCCAGCATAGTCAATATGGTGGTTTGAATATAACTACCGTGATGGGTAATTGAAATGTCGTCTTCAGAAAACGGAGACAAACACCATCCCCGGGGCAGAAAGCCCGGTTTTTGATACTGCTTATTACGCTCAATCAGCGCATGATGCAGAAACGATGTCTGATGTTCCTCTAAACGTCGCTTGCCACTTGGCAATCCGGATTTGCAACGATCCGGGCAGACGATAGATATGAGTAAATTTATCTTGATTCATTGACTGTACAATAATCTAACGAGTGAAGAGATAACTGTGGCATATCTGCCGCGGTTGTGACGTCAGATAACATCACACCGTATTTCTGATAGGCCATAATTTAAATTAAAACGTTTTCAGCTCGGGTAACTTGAGCCAGGACAAAGCCTTGATTATTTTTCCTGCCAAGACGAAATAACTGTTATACCGCTTCATATACTGTATGTAAATCGTCGACTTTTTGTACTGTGTGATGAAGCGAGGGCGCATATTCTACAACGCTTTGTACCAGGATTGCGAGGCTTAATTGCACAAAAAACAGACTTGTTGAATAAAATATTACTATCAATACATATTAAATGGGTTAATATTAGCGGGCAATCTTAACGTCGGTACTTTGTTACCAAAGTCAGCTTTTGTGCGGTTCCAACGATTAAAACAACGCTAAAACTGATGACTGCGAGCCTGGTCTCGTAAAAAATGGAAGTGAATAACTTTGCTCGATATTGACGTGCTAAAACTGGCGAGCATTTTAAATAATACCATTTGCAGTGTTATTGCTTGTCTGTTTCTTTTGTTATCAAGACGAAAGCTCAATAATCATAAAGTGTCGACGGCAGGGTGGTTTGCCGCCTATTTTTTATGTTTTTCAATTGCTTTCGGTACCACCATAATGCGAGGCTGGGTCTCGATTGAACTGGTTGTATTAAGCAACAACTTTCTTTACCAGGCCGTCACTTATATGCTGCTGTTTGGTGTAATGAGTTGGTTTAAGTACCCGGCTAACCGCAAATGGTTTGTATTTGCCGCGTTGCATACTTTCGTGTACACCGCATTTCAGTTCTGGCTGCTGAAGAATTTCCCGCAACATTTTGAGTGGCGGGTCAATCTTGCAGCTGCCAGTTATTCTGTGGTCCATCTCTACAGTGCCTGGTTTGCATTTCGCCATATGAACAAAAAGAGTGGTGGTGAAAAGCTGCTGACTTTTTGTTTGGTTCTTTCCAGTTTATTTGTCTTTTTGCCGGCGACACTGTATCAACTGTTTGATTCGACAATTCATTTTCTAAGTGGTGTTCTGGTCGGCCAAAATTTGCTGACCATTGTCAGCCTCGGTTCTATTTTATCTCTTTTCTTTTATGACGAAATTGAGTGGCACCATTATCGCGCAGTGCATGATGAGCTTACCGGTTTGTATAACCGGCGCTATTTCATGGAGCAGGCGACCAGTGAGCTGGATAATTGTACAAGTAACCTGGACTATCGCCCTGGTTGATGTCGATCACTTTAAACAAGTTAATGACAGCTATGGTCATGATGCCGGTGACCTGGCCCTGAGCCACATTGCCGACATTCTGTCGCGCGAGTTTAAAGGTGATTTAGTCGCACGCTATGGCGGCGAGGAATTCATTATTATGTTGTCGGGTCGTCAGGCAACCAATCAGTTTCGGCTGGAGCATTTCCACCGAGAAGTGAGCTGGAATCATCTGATTGCGGGTGATCTGGATATCGCGATGACGGTCAGTATCGGGATTGCGGAAGTCAGCCGTTCGAGTGAGTTACAACGTGCATTGAAGATGGCGGATATTGCGCTGTATGATGCTAAAGAAACCGGACGTAACCGATTGGTTTCTTTGGTTTAGTGCTTAAAACTCGCATTGCCCGGATGAGATAGATAACTCCTGGGGATCAATAAAGCCGGAACGGGTTATACCGCTCCGGCTTTATTGTATTTGCACCGGTGTTTAACCGTTGCAGATTCTACCTGTTGCTGGTCAGTGCGGCAGCAGGGTCAGACCGCTTGGCAGCGCATCGCCAAAGACCCGTTTGGATTCATTTTCATCCAACTCGGTCACTTCCTCTACCAGATGTATCCAGGAGTCTGGCACTTTGCTTTGCTTGAGTTTATCCAGTACCTGATGACGTAAATCATCGGCAATATCCAGTGTCCGGTCTCCGGTCTTGCGGCACATCATCACCGCGGCAAACGCTATCATCGGTTCTTTCAGCCAGTTTTCAGCCAGAAGTTTTGGCAACCATTGCTGGGCCTGCTCACGGGAAACAACGTTATGCGCACTGCCGTACAACAAAGTACGCGCAGCAAGACGACCCACGGCCCACCAGTGGGCAGAGACAAACTGGGTCTGATTCAGCGCTTTGTTGATAAACCAGGTACACAACAGCACCTTGTCCTCAACATCCAGATGTTCCAGTGACGCAGCCAGACGCACCATGGCTTCATAGCCTTTATCCTGTGCTTCTTTTGCGGATTTCGGATTGCGGGCTGCACCAGGATGGAGGTATTTGGCGATATCCGCCAATATTGTTTCCTGTTGTTCTTGATTGAGCCCGCCGGCGATACGGCGCCAGAATACCCACCAGTCGGTCCAACCCTGGTGGTTGGCGAACTGAATACCTTGTTGGTACAGGTTCCAGATTTGATCAACGCGCCAGCTGTCGGTCACGTCACCAAATCCCGGGCGCAGCGTATATCCGGCCAGGCGCAGCCAGTTTTTCTCATGTTGCTCTGAACGGCGGCGACGTTTACGGCCCTGTGCCAGGGTATCAAACACACTGCGCAGTGTGTAAAAATCCCACTCATCACGTTTGCCGAGCAACTTATCGAGATCTTTGCTCAGGGTTTTAATCGCGTTGCCATCGGCACTGCTCTTATTACCGCTGTAGGTCTTTGTGATCAACTGCTGTGCCTGCTCGAGGCGTGGGTTAGTTTTCGGTGTATTATCGTCGCCGTCATGGTTACTGTGGCGAACTTCAAACTCCATCAGCCAGCGCTGCTGTTCGTCTTCGACCGAAACACATTCTATTTTCAGTGTCCCGACCTCTGTCAGCTGACAGGCTAACTGAACTTCCACCCGCTGTTTCTGGTTCGCGTGCAATTGAATGCTTTCGTCACCCTGTAACGTAGTAATGTACGGGGGCAGTGGCTGGAATTTATCCGGATTCACTGCCACCAAAACCCCGTTCTGTACCGCCACGCTGTCCGTCAGCGCATCATGGGTTGAGGTCAGCAGATTAAAACGCACCGGTTTCTCCCAGTGTGAGGGAAAAACGGCGGCTGGTCAGGCGGATTTCCTGACCTTCTTCCGTCCCTTTGGCAAGCAGACAAAGTGCTTTACCCATGTTGTTCTTTTCTTGCAAGTGCAGGAAATAGGAGCGGGCAGAACCGCCGCCGATCTTAAGCTGGGCTCCGCGTCGCGCCTTACCGAAGGCAACGGCTCCCAGCGCGACAGACCAGTCGGGGTGCGGGTTATCCAGTTGAGTTACGACTTCACCACGCCAGTGCTCCAACAGCTGCAACATACGCCCGGTAATCAGCTCGCTGTTAAACACACCACCGTTAAGCAGCACGCCAACCGGGATTGCGGGTGAATGGGTATCGGCCTCACCCAGAGCAGCATAAGAGACGGCCTGATGCTGAGTCAGGAATTCCGCGACATGTTTGCTTATCGCCGGATCGGAAACGTAAGGTAGTCCGAACTCGACTACCGCGCTGCGGCGCTTATCCGGCAACTCGGCAAAATCGGAAATCGGAAAAAATCCGTCCAGAGCAATCTGATGCACTTCTTGCTTGCTTAACGCAATGCTTTTCGTGCCGCCGAGCAGTTTAGAGCCACTGCCCAGCATTGTGATTTTAACTGTTTCCGGTGCGCGGGAGGACAGCAGGTTTTCTTTGGCCTGGCGGGTCTGCTGAATCAATTTAGTCAGTGCAGAAGCCGTCAGTTTTTTGCCCTGATTAAAGCGTGATTCTGCCAGATGGGCCAAAGCCAGATCGAGGTTGTCACCACCAAGCATCAGGTGCTCACCAACACCGATACGATTGAGTGCTAGCTCGCCCTCGACAAATTTGGCTTCAATCAGGCTGAGATCGGTGGTCCCCCCACCGACATCGCATACCAGGATCAGCGGCAGATTGGCCAGCTGCTGTGCGGCAGTTGCTTTGTGGCGCGCGTACCAGTCGTAACAGACCGCCTGAGGCTCCTCAAGCAGGACGATATTATGCAGGCCGGCGAGTTTTGCTGCTTGCAGAGTCAGGTTACGCGCGGTTTCATCAAACGAGGCCGGTACGGTCACGACGACGTCCTGATGCTCGAGGCGGTTACTGGGGTGACGATAATTCCAGGCTTGGCGAATATGATTAAGATAGCTGGCACTGGCAACGACAGGCGATACCTTATCGACATCGCTGGCACCAGCCCATGGCAGGATCTCCTGCTCACGGTCGACAGCCTGATGTGACAGCCAGCTTTTGGCACTGGAAACCTGACGGCCTTCGACTTTAGCACCCAGATCGCGTGCCCATTCGCCGACAATCACGTTGTTGAAATCACCGGCGACCGGTTCGTGTTCCCATGGCAGAGTTTGATCGCTGCCGGCTACCTGGCCCGGTGCCGGATGATAGCGGAAAGAGGGTAACAGCGGTTTACGAACGACTTCACCCGGGCCGATCAGCTGATCAATCGGAAACAGTTCGACTGGCGCATTTTCGAGATCGTCGCTAAGTTCACAAAAAGCCACGACCGTATTGGTGGTGCCTAAATCGATCCCGACAAGAAAACTTGGAGTTGTCATGATTAACCTCGTGTAGACCCGGCACGGTGAAGGCGGACACTCAAGGCAGCCGGCGGGAATACGCTTAACGGCTGACCACTTTCAAGGGCGGGTATGAGATAGATGAACGGCACCCGCAAAGGTGCCGTTTGTCATTATTGCTGCTGAGCGTCGCTACTCTGCGCGTTGCTCTCTTGCGCGTCGTTTCCTTCACGCACATCAAATTCAACGTGCCATTTCTGACCATTGTCAGAGGCGATGGCTTCCAGATACAAGGTACCCAGTTCGGTGACGCGTGATGCCAGAGTTACCGGCACAACTTCGCCTTCGCGGCGTCCTTCGGAAACTGGCAGAGTGACCTGAATTTCAGGCAGCTCTTCAAGCTCTTCCGGTGCCCAGTAATCGAGGTGAGTCCCGGCCACATCTTCGCGACGAGTGGTGGAACCAAAGAACTGGAAGTGGACCGGCTGACCGATCACCAGTCCAAATTCCTGACCTGGTACAGCGGCGCCGGACCCTTCTTCCATCCCGAACGGTGCCACACACAGTGCTTCCATCGGAGGCGCCATGC is drawn from Vibrio sp. CDRSL-10 TSBA and contains these coding sequences:
- a CDS encoding GGDEF domain-containing protein, translated to MSWIIVQVTWTIALVDVDHFKQVNDSYGHDAGDLALSHIADILSREFKGDLVARYGGEEFIIMLSGRQATNQFRLEHFHREVSWNHLIAGDLDIAMTVSIGIAEVSRSSELQRALKMADIALYDAKETGRNRLVSLV
- a CDS encoding PAS domain-containing protein, whose amino-acid sequence is MAFSIPGSFQLLKAQSFKVILNFCFSFEDTAHPSVLRIQRMKHVLDCAQIASWEWNVQTGETRFNDRWAEIVGYHLPELEPTDIDTWTKLAHSDDLKLSQQALEAHFNGEIPFYECEVRMRHKDGHWVWVRDYGRIVSFTTQGEPEWILGAHIDITGYKLIQTQNELLSHDLNMIMDLCPAVIYKMSADDDEQVQFITQGVEGLLNYRHEEIMNRAYWWRNHIHPEDVSDYNQRVAEWRSRGDDSILECEYRFRCADGRYIWLADRARIMNSHYSRGPSVLGSIIDITDFVSLNNHLQSLAKVSPAVLYQFEYLPDGNQSFSICQPEIEGYVWRYSRGSCG
- a CDS encoding diguanylate cyclase; translation: MINSVSRKLTLLFCATAMLVVLIAVSLDNLHQEQDNTHEELKQIMRIQRSVDMLRSQLWIFLQYDDANSLEQVYIAQQNLAQKLASQSGLSTNINNLTRMNDSLAALLEKERALGLGLSEQHRSSASFIGSSELLHSRYNMLVQDMTEELLYLQKVVLTQSADNQHSSLMLSAIHLLVFGIVVCVVAFLILKRVKAGFAAFKEGITELAQGDLSSQLVLKQQDSEFVALAHFFNRMKESLRNSIVTREELQQEVARQTAKLEQQKEQLRFLSEKDPLTGMLNRRAFKEHLHEAIVHAQRTQVKLAVLFIDLDKFKEINDSKGHDVGDEVLTQIATRLEANIRESDFSGRLGGDEFVVCLNLIKDFEGVAEKTQRLIKQLSAPMDIGGESLSVGVSIGISLYPDQSQDIADLLRLADEAMYQAKLTSGSHFFCPQLKCDRNFDGSQLG
- a CDS encoding sensor domain-containing diguanylate cyclase; translation: MFGVTPEEAAVDSTAVFDAIYPEDVERVRASALQSKETLEDWKCEFRVEIDGKLHWLYGHSIPTPSSEGKVIWSGQIIDISEKKELELQLKKESTTDALTGAYNRRYFIQELHDELQRSVREKQPVSILAVDFDFFKQVNDKYGHDAGDAVLQQVTGHLRQHIRPYDTLARMGGEEFNIMLPNTDYASALSIANKLRKLVQGFTVRYHGQEIKITITLGVATSSSGVQDSFELLKEADRALYRGKASGRNCVH